From Onychostoma macrolepis isolate SWU-2019 chromosome 05, ASM1243209v1, whole genome shotgun sequence, one genomic window encodes:
- the si:dkey-111e8.4 gene encoding uncharacterized protein si:dkey-111e8.4, translating into MESGDSLSRWLNSDVFIVFVVLLLLLLLVIFAVCWLIRRHHTQRPTEKMAEIEIIPVDGTHVGNPPRFTLKIVTEQTHATELVEMLTRRGCSIELPDRHNPSVSAVTDDGNDQDYTDALQII; encoded by the exons ATGGAATCAGGAGATTCTCTGTCACGGTGGCTGAACTCTGATGTCTTCATCGTGTTTGTGGTGTTGCTGTTGCTCCTCCTGCTGGTCATCTTTGCTGTCTGTTGGCTCATAAGACGACATCACACACAGAGACCCACAGA GAAAATGGCCGAAATAGAGATTATTCCAGTTGATGGCACACACGTGGGGAACCCACCCAGATTTACTCTGAAGATTGTGACTGAGCAGACACATGCAACAGAGCTTGTAGAGATGTTAACTCGTAGAGGTTGCTCTATTGAGCTTCCAGACCGCCATAACCCCTCTGTCTCTGCTGTTACAGATGATGGCAACGATCAAGATTACACAGATGCATTACAGATTATATAA